A single genomic interval of Peribacillus sp. FSL H8-0477 harbors:
- the hutI gene encoding imidazolonepropionase: MNYDMLVKDIGQLILPESSLTPLKGEQMKGLSIKEQAAFAVSEGKVAWIGSNKEAETLDAELIISADNKVVSPGLVDSHTHLVFGGSREGELELKQQGIPYLEILEKGGGILSTVAATRQSKEEELIKKAAHHLETSIAHGVTTLEAKSGYGLDKETELKQLRVVKTLSRVYPITLVSTFLGPHAIPPEYKENVSAFIEEMISLLDVIKEEELADFVDIFCETGVFSIEQSRLFLEAAKEKGYGLKMHADEINSLGGTELAVSLGAVSVDHLVAATDSGIEKLASSNTVAVLLPGTTFYLGKNTYAKARRIIDKGGAVALATDFNPGSSVTENLQVIMSLAALKLNMTAEEIWNAVTVNAAHAIGQSKEAGTLELGRKADFVIWDIPTYQYLPYHYGINHAHVVYVKGKKIWERARVI; encoded by the coding sequence ATGAACTATGACATGCTTGTGAAGGATATAGGACAATTGATTTTACCGGAATCGAGTCTAACTCCATTAAAAGGGGAACAAATGAAGGGATTAAGCATTAAGGAGCAGGCTGCCTTTGCGGTCAGTGAAGGGAAGGTAGCATGGATTGGTTCGAACAAAGAGGCAGAAACACTTGATGCTGAATTGATTATATCTGCTGATAATAAAGTCGTTTCTCCTGGTCTAGTTGATTCACATACACATCTCGTGTTTGGCGGCTCCCGTGAAGGTGAATTAGAACTAAAGCAACAAGGGATCCCTTACCTAGAGATACTGGAAAAGGGCGGCGGTATATTATCCACAGTTGCAGCAACCAGGCAATCTAAAGAGGAAGAACTAATTAAGAAGGCCGCTCATCATCTTGAAACGAGTATTGCTCATGGAGTAACCACACTGGAAGCAAAAAGTGGATATGGATTGGATAAAGAAACGGAACTAAAACAGCTTAGAGTAGTGAAAACATTGTCCAGGGTCTACCCAATTACACTCGTATCAACCTTTCTAGGTCCACACGCTATCCCCCCTGAATATAAAGAAAATGTCTCAGCATTTATTGAAGAGATGATTTCCTTATTGGATGTGATTAAAGAAGAGGAATTAGCTGATTTTGTGGATATTTTTTGTGAAACAGGTGTATTTAGTATCGAACAATCAAGGCTTTTTTTAGAAGCTGCAAAAGAGAAAGGCTATGGCTTAAAAATGCATGCCGATGAAATTAATTCATTAGGAGGAACAGAACTGGCGGTCTCACTAGGAGCGGTAAGTGTTGATCACCTGGTGGCGGCAACAGATAGCGGGATCGAGAAGCTGGCAAGCTCAAATACAGTGGCAGTACTGCTGCCTGGAACAACGTTTTATCTAGGCAAAAATACGTATGCGAAGGCGAGAAGAATCATTGATAAAGGAGGAGCCGTTGCACTAGCTACTGACTTTAATCCAGGAAGCTCGGTAACAGAAAATTTACAGGTAATTATGTCTCTGGCTGCCTTAAAATTGAACATGACAGCAGAAGAGATATGGAACGCAGTCACGGTGAATGCGGCACATGCCATTGGTCAGAGCAAAGAAGCAGGAACGCTGGAACTGGGGAGAAAAGCTGACTTCGTTATTTGGGATATTCCGACCTATCAGTATCTTCCTTATCATTACGGGATTAATCATGCACACGTTGTCTACGTCAAGGGAAAGAAAATCTGGGAACGAGCGAGAGTGATTTAA